Proteins from a genomic interval of Sesamum indicum cultivar Zhongzhi No. 13 unplaced genomic scaffold, S_indicum_v1.0 scaffold00164, whole genome shotgun sequence:
- the LOC105179459 gene encoding protein SCAR1 yields MPLVRVEVRNEYGLGAPEMYREGDKQDPKEILQGVAVAGLVGVLRQLGDLADFAAEVFHGLQEEVAITSSRSHKLTSRAQRIEAALSPIEKALLAQRTHLHFAYTAGSCWHARLQCEKNLLVCSDVPQFVLDSYEDCCGPPRLDLLDRFDPGGPGSCLKRYSDPTFFKRASAASGEAGTPKVSKANQGYKIKKRRSWSRNIDVSQRASFSYQTCSMKFAQLNVGGHASPSQTMSPCDAALRSDLSEHSCLDLRNGFGRIEGDFHGIHSMQPKEQESREFIASPVKRHDRDYLDYNFLKEKVSDARNDIQINLTQEQGVCTSYSANWDEKPATLQDGDHDSVAQEDEHDRNLESFLLKLDLETLSDVAVNIEKPDGQICIEALPTFGFGDIHLDNFESETDHFTDALNSIDPESQTDIDCIRKPEIDEYSKLEDKAAEDGLPEMIKHNSECQNSNPESNIWANSSLITGGCEHNPIPVSPNPPSAACCSISRVATRDESNSLSPVDEALLQSVQMTGELSNPGSLQSIDSSLGGTNDGKNVASVSCAVSSNLRESRSAMLVIGDKTSSLESQKPAPETSNVASVTIWTNGGLLGLQPSKPPDFSVLNALPQDPLSTKDAQISSSTQYLISSDKNRAGPVKIESSQNIAECPDMDSSMCQEKQDSGISPKKTSWKISPADLDIRVGKRSDSFSPNNFSSSKASVTASGNVLPVNPESLAATKLQEVTKSSSRMFELSNKLLKPGSSKKLLHGGDENSGHTSYQNANALKQKNHQNFAHQAFAGRNRDLFGGESQIPSPPSSPPLAHMKISFQPIDGFETSRLKLKFPYGNTNDESSRDVFPSFQLVPEVSITQHNIGSDSEDDTFHGSSPSLSDDCHRHQSESNSEQRESRKSPSTKDPDLYGSLGRISLTESSTVMGNGKTSHGDFHDNFGSQFPFAENSMQGSHSFHSVDLQSMETLNPSLQEELRNDTNSKDLVEPEAATTPDPPPLPPVEWRGMKPQLEVIQDGCKVMPKGTNYACDVTHSASIITQQPKPAPFNQDQSFETTNEQQSKKRSHGLREAKQGKSMDEKKDFLQQIRTKSFNLRPTVAAKSTAPLGESPNIQVTAILKKANAIRQAVGSDDGEDDGNWSDT; encoded by the exons ATGCCGTTGGTGAGAGTGGAGGTGAGGAATGAGTACGGGCTAGGAGCACCGGAGATGTACAGGGAGGGGGACAAGCAAGACCCCAAGGAGATTCTTCAAGGAGTAGCCGTGGCTGGCCTCGTCGGAGTCTTACGTCAGCTAGGTGATCTCGCTGA TTTTGCAGCAGAAGTTTTTCATGGCTTGCAGGAAGAAGTGGCGATAACATCTTCTAGAAGCCATAAGTTGACGAGTCGTGCGCAACGAATTGAAGCTGCCCTTTCTCCGATTGAGAAGGCTCTACTGGCACAAAGGACCCACTTACACTTTGCTTACACTGCTG GTTCCTGTTGGCACGCTCGTCTCCAATGTGAAAAAAATCTTTTGGTATGTAGTGATGTGCCTCAATTTGTGTTGGATTCTTATGAAGATTGCTGCGGCCCTCCACGTTTGGACTTGCTTGATAG GTTTGACCCTGGTGGCCCTGGATCTTGCTTGAAGAGGTATTCAGATCCAACTTTCTTTAAGAGAGCATCAGCGGCATCTGGTGAAGCAGGGACACCAAAAGTTTCCAAAGCGAATCAGGGTTACAAGATTAAG AAAAGAAGGTCGTGGTCCAGGAATATAGATGTGTCACAAAGGGCGTCGTTTTCATATCAAACCTGCAG CATGAAGTTTGCTCAACTGAATGTTGGTGGGCACGCTTCGCCTTCTCAAACAATGTCCCCATGTGATGCTGCGTTAAGATCAGATTTGAGCGAACATTCATGTTTGGACTTGAGAAATGGGTTTGGCCGCATTGAAGGTGATTTCCATGGCATTCACTCAATGCAACCCAAAGAACAAGAATCTAGAGAATTTATTGCTTCTCCTGTAAAGAGGCATGACAGGGACTACCTTGACTACAATTTCCTCAAGGAAAAAGTTTCAGATGCACGTAATGATATTCAGATAAATCTAACGCAAGAGCAAGGTGTCTGTACTTCATATTCTGCTAATTGGGATGAAAAGCCAGCAACATTGCAGGATGGTGATCACGATAGCGTGGCACAGGAGGATGAACATGATAGAAATCTGGAATCATTTCTCCTGAAATTGGATCTAGAAACTCTGAGTGATGTTGCTGTCAATATTGAAAAACCAGATGGCCAGATTTGCATTGAAGCTTTACCAACATTTGGATTTGGTGATATCCATCTTGATAACTTTGAAAGTGAAACAGATCATTTTACAGATGCACTTAATAGCATTGACCCAGAGTCCCAAACTGATATTGACTGCATCAGAAAGCCAGAAATAGATGAATACTCTAAGTTGGAGGACAAAGCAGCTGAGGATGGACTACCTGAAATGATTAAACATAATTCGGAATGCCAAAACTCAAACCCTGAGTCTAATATATGGGCCAACAGTTCTCTTATAACTGGTGGTTGTGAACATAATCCCATTCCAGTTTCGCCAAATCCCCCTTCTGCAGCTTGCTGTTCTATTAGTAGAGTAGCTACTAGGGATGAAAGTAACTCACTCTCCCCAGTGGACGAGGCTTTACTACAATCTGTTCAAATGACTGGAGAATTGTCGAATCCAGGCAGCCTGCAGAGCATTGATTCTAGTTTGGGTGGCACTAATGATGGCAAGAATGTAGCATCTGTTTCATGCGCAGTATCTTCTAATTTAAGGGAAAGTAGGTCGGCAATGCTCGTTATTGGTGATAAAACGAGCAGTCTGGAGTCCCAGAAACCTGCACCAGAAACTTCTAATGTTGCTTCAGTCACCATCTGGACTAATGGTGGCTTGCTAGGACTCCAGCCATCAAAACCACCAGATTTCAGTGTATTAAATGCTCTTCCCCAAGATCCTCTGTCTACGAAAGATGCGCAAATTAGTTCTTCTACTCAGTATCTTATTAGCAGTGACAAAAATCGAGCGGGCCCAGTTAAAATAGAGAGCTCTCAAAATATTGCAGAATGTCCGGATATGGATAGCTCTATGTGCCAGGAGAAGCAAGACAGTGGCATATCACCAAAGAAGACATCTTGGAAAATTTCTCCAGCTGATTTAGACATCAGAGTTGGGAAAAGAAGTGATTCattttctccaaataattTTAGCTCTAGCAAAGCCAGTGTAACAGCATCTGGAAATGTTCTGCCTGTCAATCCAGAGTCCCTAGCTGCAACAAAGCTCCAGGAAGTTACAAAAAGTTCATCTCGAATGTTTGAACTCAGCAATAAATTGCTCAAACCAGGATCCAGCAAAAAACTATTGCATGGTGGGGATGAGAACTCAGGGCACACTAGCTATCAAAATGCAAATGCTTTGAAGCAGAAAAATCATCAGAACTTTGCACATCAAGCGTTTGCTGGACGAAACAGAGATCTGTTTGGAGGTGAATCCCAAATACCCTCACCTCCTTCATCACCTCCTCTTGCGCACATGAAAATATCTTTCCAACCAATAGATGGCTTTGAGACTTCAAGGCTGAAACTAAAATTTCCCTATGGAAACACTAATGATGAAAGCAGCAGAGATGTGTTTCCTTCATTTCAGTTGGTACCCGAGGTGTCCATTACTCAGCACAACATCGGTTCAGACTCTGAGGATGATACATTCCATGGATCATCGCCTTCTTTATCAGATGATTGTCATAGGCATCAGTCTGAATCAAATTCTGAGCAGCGGGAGTCCAGAAAGTCTCCTAGTACCAAGGACCCTGACTTGTATGGCTCCCTCGGCAGAATCTCTCTGACAGAATCTTCAACAGTTATGGGAAATGGGAAAACTAGCCATGGAGATTTCCATGACAACTTTGGATCTCAATTTCCTTTTGCTGAAAATAGCATGCAAGGTTCTCATTCTTTTCATTCAGTTGATCTTCAAAGTATGGAGACCCTAAATCCCTCATTACAAGAAGAACTCAGAAACGATACCAATTCAAAGGATCTTGTGGAGCCAGAAGCTGCAACCACTCCTGATCCTCCACCTTTACCTCCAGTTGAATGGCGTGGTATGAAGCCCCAGTTGGAAGTTATACAAGACGGGTGCAAGGTGATGCCCAAAGGCACTAATTATGCATGTGATGTTACGCATTCAGCATCCATAATAACTCAGCAACCTAAGCCAGCCCCCTTCAATCAAGATCAAAGTTTTGAGACCACAAATGAGCAACAGAGCAAGAAG AGATCACATGGACTAAGAGAAGCTAAGCAGGGTAAGAGCATGGATGAAAAGAAGGACTTTCTCCAGCAAATTAGAACAAAA TCATTCAATCTGAGACCAACGGTGGCTGCCAAATCAACTGCGCCATTAGGGGAATCTCCCAATATCCAAGTCACTGCAATTCTGAAGAAGGCAAATGCCATTCGCCAG GCTGTTGGAAGTGATGATGGAGAAGATGATGGTAACTGGAGTGACACTTAA
- the LOC105179460 gene encoding protein LIGHT-DEPENDENT SHORT HYPOCOTYLS 10-like, with translation MNSSGTIIMSKESADQGSASSQPPPAPPPPQLSRYESQKRRDWNTFGQYLKNQRPPVPISQCNCNHVLEFLRYLDQFGKTKVHLHGCVFFGQPDPPAPCTCPLRQAWGSLDALIGRLRAAYEEHGGSPETNPFGNGAIRVYLREVKDCQAKARGIPYKKKKKRKISHPLKAHDELIKNPKQPV, from the coding sequence ATGAATTCTTCTGGAACAATCATCATGTCCAAGGAATCTGCCGATCAGGGCTCCGCCAGCAGTCAGCCACCGCCCGCCCCCCCGCCTCCGCAGCTCAGCCGCTACGAGTCCCAAAAGAGAAGGGACTGGAACACTTTCGGGCAGTACCTGAAAAACCAGAGGCCTCCGGTTCCTATATCTCAGTGCAACTGCAACCATGTTCTTGAATTCCTCCGATACCTCGACCAGTTCGGCAAAACCAAGGTTCACTTGCATGGTTGCGTCTTCTTCGGGCAGCCTGATCCCCCGGCGCCTTGTACCTGCCCGTTGAGGCAGGCTTGGGGCAGCCTTGATGCTCTGATTGGACGGCTGAGAGCGGCGTATGAAGAGCACGGCGGATCACCGGAGACGAACCCTTTTGGCAACGGAGCGATTCGAGTTTATCTGCGTGAAGTGAAGGACTGTCAGGCTAAGGCAAGAGGGATTCCgtataagaagaagaagaagaggaaaatcAGCCATCCTCTCAAAGCGCATGATGAGCTGATCAAGAATCCCAAGCAGCCCGTTTGA
- the LOC105179461 gene encoding trihelix transcription factor ASIL1 isoform X1, translating to MDDLVESSTPQGHPPSRQVPSREDCWTEEATSTLVDAWGRRYLELNRGNLRQKDWQEVADVVNARHGHTKKTRRTDVQCKNRIDTLKKKYKTEKAKISDSNGTLTSSWPFFSRLEFLIGSNFNKHQSKLTSSAMPLASSQSTQPLSLPSPPMAVPLPYRKPLPSAMVMPVILPQKRPTPSPPVDESYFRKNYSVAAEDETEEDDGYLEGEEAEGSEDRAPEEEEVGEEGMRRLAKAIERFGEIFEKVEGMKQRQMVELEKQRMQFAKDLEVQRMQLFMDTQVQLEKIKQAKRSRSSDVLQMCIASNAGMSLMESFVEELGHVNNLPFDLCFSLLIVEEDFYLEKNSDVNSVMRVPFLNIVYAKLNPLFGLFKTINLYYSFKEGGAVFYYVFILHYAHLAGQIQVIVICNAKLYLSCAVD from the exons ATGGATGATTTAGTGGAATCTTCGACTCCTCAGGGACATCCTCCGTCTCGGCAAGTTCCCTCCCGTGAGGACTGTTGGACGGAGGAGGCCACATCGACGCTTGTGGACGCCTGGGGACGTCGTTATTTGGAGCTCAACCGCGGCAATCTCCGTCAAAAAGATTGGCAGGAGGTGGCTGATGTGGTGAACGCACGCCACGGCCACACCAAGAAGACTCGCCGCACCGATGTTCAGTGCAAGAATCGGATTGATACGCTGAAGAAGAAGTACAAGACCGAGAAGGCGAAGATCTCCGACTCCAACGGAACTCTGACGTCGTCGTGGCCCTTTTTCTCTCGTTTGGAGTTTTTGATCGGATCTAATTTCAACAAACATCAGAGTAAGCTGACCTCGTCGGCTATGCCGTTGGCATCATCTCAATCTACGCAGCCGTTATCTCTGCCTTCGCCGCCGATGGCTGTGCCGTTACCCTACCGGAAACCGCTCCCTTCCGCTATGGTAATGCCGGTGATTCTGCCACAGAAACGTCCGACGCCATCGCCGCCCGTGGACGAGTCGTATTTCAGGAAGAATTATTCAGTTGCGGCTGAGGATGAAACGGAGGAAGATGATGGATActtggagggagaggaagcAGAGGGGAGCGAAGATAGGGCTCCCGAGGAGGAAGAGGTAGGGGAGGAAGGCATGAGGCGACTGGCCAAGGCTATAGAGAGGTTTGGGGAAATTTTTGAGAAGGTGGAGGGTATGAAGCAGAGGCAGATGGTGGAGTTGGAAAAGCAGAGGATGCAGTTTGCCAAAGATTTGGAGGTTCAGAGGATGCAATTGTTTATGGATACACAGGTCCAGCTAGAGAAGATCAAGCAGGCCAAGCGTTCTAGATCTTCTGATG TGCTGCAGATGTGTATAGCTAGCAATGCTGGAATGAGCTTGATGGAATCCTTTGTGGAAGAGCTGGGGCACGTGAACAACTTGCCCTTTGACTTATGTTTCTCGCTGTTAATAGTTGAAGAAGATTTTTACTTGGAAAAGAATTCAGATGTTAACTCTGTCATGAGGGTTCCATTTCTTAATATTGTGTATGCCAAACTAAATCCACTGTTTGGCCTGTTTAAAACTATTAATCTTTACTATTCTTTCAAGGAAGGAGGAGCTGTGTTTTACTATGTTTTCATATTACATTATGCACATTTGGCTGGACAGATTCAGGTTATTGTTATTTGTAATGCTAAGTTGTACTTATCTTGTGCCGTGGACTAA
- the LOC105179461 gene encoding trihelix transcription factor ASIL1 isoform X3, producing the protein MDDLVESSTPQGHPPSRQVPSREDCWTEEATSTLVDAWGRRYLELNRGNLRQKDWQEVADVVNARHGHTKKTRRTDVQCKNRIDTLKKKYKTEKAKISDSNGTLTSSWPFFSRLEFLIGSNFNKHQSKLTSSAMPLASSQSTQPLSLPSPPMAVPLPYRKPLPSAMVMPVILPQKRPTPSPPVDESYFRKNYSVAAEDETEEDDGYLEGEEAEGSEDRAPEEEEVGEEGMRRLAKAIERFGEIFEKVEGMKQRQMVELEKQRMQFAKDLEVQRMQLFMDTQVQLEKIKQAKRSRSSDDVYS; encoded by the exons ATGGATGATTTAGTGGAATCTTCGACTCCTCAGGGACATCCTCCGTCTCGGCAAGTTCCCTCCCGTGAGGACTGTTGGACGGAGGAGGCCACATCGACGCTTGTGGACGCCTGGGGACGTCGTTATTTGGAGCTCAACCGCGGCAATCTCCGTCAAAAAGATTGGCAGGAGGTGGCTGATGTGGTGAACGCACGCCACGGCCACACCAAGAAGACTCGCCGCACCGATGTTCAGTGCAAGAATCGGATTGATACGCTGAAGAAGAAGTACAAGACCGAGAAGGCGAAGATCTCCGACTCCAACGGAACTCTGACGTCGTCGTGGCCCTTTTTCTCTCGTTTGGAGTTTTTGATCGGATCTAATTTCAACAAACATCAGAGTAAGCTGACCTCGTCGGCTATGCCGTTGGCATCATCTCAATCTACGCAGCCGTTATCTCTGCCTTCGCCGCCGATGGCTGTGCCGTTACCCTACCGGAAACCGCTCCCTTCCGCTATGGTAATGCCGGTGATTCTGCCACAGAAACGTCCGACGCCATCGCCGCCCGTGGACGAGTCGTATTTCAGGAAGAATTATTCAGTTGCGGCTGAGGATGAAACGGAGGAAGATGATGGATActtggagggagaggaagcAGAGGGGAGCGAAGATAGGGCTCCCGAGGAGGAAGAGGTAGGGGAGGAAGGCATGAGGCGACTGGCCAAGGCTATAGAGAGGTTTGGGGAAATTTTTGAGAAGGTGGAGGGTATGAAGCAGAGGCAGATGGTGGAGTTGGAAAAGCAGAGGATGCAGTTTGCCAAAGATTTGGAGGTTCAGAGGATGCAATTGTTTATGGATACACAGGTCCAGCTAGAGAAGATCAAGCAGGCCAAGCGTTCTAGATCTTCTGATG ATGTGTATAGCTAG
- the LOC105179461 gene encoding trihelix transcription factor ASIL1 isoform X2 yields the protein MDDLVESSTPQGHPPSRQVPSREDCWTEEATSTLVDAWGRRYLELNRGNLRQKDWQEVADVVNARHGHTKKTRRTDVQCKNRIDTLKKKYKTEKAKISDSNGTLTSSWPFFSRLEFLIGSNFNKHQSKLTSSAMPLASSQSTQPLSLPSPPMAVPLPYRKPLPSAMVMPVILPQKRPTPSPPVDESYFRKNYSVAAEDETEEDDGYLEGEEAEGSEDRAPEEEEVGEEGMRRLAKAIERFGEIFEKVEGMKQRQMVELEKQRMQFAKDLEVQRMQLFMDTQVQLEKIKQAKRSRSSDDWRMKSSA from the exons ATGGATGATTTAGTGGAATCTTCGACTCCTCAGGGACATCCTCCGTCTCGGCAAGTTCCCTCCCGTGAGGACTGTTGGACGGAGGAGGCCACATCGACGCTTGTGGACGCCTGGGGACGTCGTTATTTGGAGCTCAACCGCGGCAATCTCCGTCAAAAAGATTGGCAGGAGGTGGCTGATGTGGTGAACGCACGCCACGGCCACACCAAGAAGACTCGCCGCACCGATGTTCAGTGCAAGAATCGGATTGATACGCTGAAGAAGAAGTACAAGACCGAGAAGGCGAAGATCTCCGACTCCAACGGAACTCTGACGTCGTCGTGGCCCTTTTTCTCTCGTTTGGAGTTTTTGATCGGATCTAATTTCAACAAACATCAGAGTAAGCTGACCTCGTCGGCTATGCCGTTGGCATCATCTCAATCTACGCAGCCGTTATCTCTGCCTTCGCCGCCGATGGCTGTGCCGTTACCCTACCGGAAACCGCTCCCTTCCGCTATGGTAATGCCGGTGATTCTGCCACAGAAACGTCCGACGCCATCGCCGCCCGTGGACGAGTCGTATTTCAGGAAGAATTATTCAGTTGCGGCTGAGGATGAAACGGAGGAAGATGATGGATActtggagggagaggaagcAGAGGGGAGCGAAGATAGGGCTCCCGAGGAGGAAGAGGTAGGGGAGGAAGGCATGAGGCGACTGGCCAAGGCTATAGAGAGGTTTGGGGAAATTTTTGAGAAGGTGGAGGGTATGAAGCAGAGGCAGATGGTGGAGTTGGAAAAGCAGAGGATGCAGTTTGCCAAAGATTTGGAGGTTCAGAGGATGCAATTGTTTATGGATACACAGGTCCAGCTAGAGAAGATCAAGCAGGCCAAGCGTTCTAGATCTTCTGATG atTGGAGGATGAAAAGTTCTGCTTAA
- the LOC105179462 gene encoding uncharacterized protein LOC105179462, protein MKNAIRCCISCILPCGALDVIRIVHANGRVEEISGTVKAAEIMKLHPKHVLKKPSSSSAEGVCPKIVVVPPDAELQRGKIYFLMPLPPAPEKTRSKTSTKRKKKESDHNNSPAKSGGNISVTNLLISDRYLSEILSEKVSSQRDRRRGRIGVWRPHLESISETPSEA, encoded by the coding sequence ATGAAAAACGCAATCAGATGCTGCATTTCTTGCATTCTGCCATGCGGGGCGCTCGACGTCATCCGGATAGTGCATGCTAATGGCCGTGTCGAAGAAATCAGCGGCACTGTAAAAGCAGCAGAAATCATGAAACTTCACCCCAAACACGTCctcaagaaaccctcttcCTCGTCGGCTGAAGGGGTGTGTCCCAAAATCGTCGTCGTACCTCCCGACGCGGAGCTTCAGCGAGGCAAGATTTATTTCCTCATGCCCCTTCCGCCGGCGCCGGAAAAAACTCGATCAAAAACTTCAAccaagaggaaaaagaaagaatccgATCACAACAACAGTCCCGCGAAGAGTGGAGGAAACATCTCCGTCACGAACCTACTCATTTCCGATCGTTACTTGAGTGAAATTTTATCGGAAAAGGTTTCTTCCCAGAGGGATCGGCGGCGCGGCCGCATCGGAGTGTGGAGACCCCACTTAGAGAGCATTTCTGAGACTCCGTCTGAAGCGTGA
- the LOC105179465 gene encoding peroxisome biogenesis protein 7, with the protein MPVFKVPFNGYSVKFSPFYENQLAVATAQNFGILGNGRLHVLQLGPAVTERAAFDTADGVYDLCWSESHDSLIVAAVADGSLKIYDLSLPPASNPIRSLHEHARECHGVDFNTVRKDSFLSASWDDTVKLWTVDRPASVRTFKEHAYCVYSAAWNPRHADVFASASGDCTTRIWDVREPGSTMILPAHEFEILSCDWNKYDDCIIATASVDKSIKVWDVRSYRVPVAVLNGHGYAVRKVKFSPHRGSLMASCSYDMTVCLWDYMVEDALIGRYDHHTEFAVGVDMSVFVDGLLASTGWDELVYVWQHGTDPRAP; encoded by the exons ATGCCAGTCTTTAAGGTTCCCTTCAACGGGTACTCCGTCAAATTCAGCCCATTCTACGAGAACCAGCTCGCAGTCGCTACCGCTCAGAACTTCGGCATACTCGGCAACGGCCGTCTTCACGTCCTCCAGCTCGGACCCGCCGTCACAGAACGCGCGGCCTTTGATACCGCCGACGGCGTCTACGACCTCTGCTGGTCGGAATCTCACGACTCGCTCATCGTCGCAGCCGTCGCCGATGGCTCTCTCAAGATCTACGACTTGTCCTTGCCGCCGGCCTCCAATCCCATCCGGTCGCTCCATGAGCACGCCCGTGAGTGTCACGGCGTCGACTTCAATACTGTTCGCAAGGACTCATTTTTGAGCGCATCCTGGGACGATACTGTCAAATTGTGGACTGTGGATAGACCGGCAAGCGTAAGGACTTTTAAGGAGCACGCTTATTGTGTGTACTCCGCCGCGTGGAATCCAAGGCATGCCGATGTTTTCGCTTCAGCTTCCGGGGATTGCACCACCCGCATTTGGGATGTGCGTGAACCAG GGTCTACCATGATTCTTCCTGCccatgaatttgaaatcctgTCATGTGACTGGAATAAATATGATGATTGCATAATTGCAACTGCATCTGttgataaatcaattaaagttTGGGATGTGAGGAGTTACAGAGTGCCAGTGGCTGTGCTTAATGGGCATGGTTATGCGGTGAGGAAGGTGAAATTCTCTCCTCACAGAGGGAGTCTGATGGCATCTTGTTCATATGATATGACTGTGTGTTTGTGGGATTATATGGTCGAAGATGCTCTTATTGGGAGGTATGATCACCACACAGAGTTTGCAGTTGGTGTTGACATGAGTGTGTTTGTCGACGGGCTTTTGGCGAGCACTGGATGGGATGAGCTTGTTTATGTTTGGCAGCATGGAACTGACCCAAGGGCACCTTGA